The Stutzerimonas stutzeri DNA window GTAGACGTGCTCCATCTTCTCTACCGGAACGCCGCGCTGCACCGACACATAGGCCGCCGCACCGACAGCGGTTCCGGCATCACCGGAGGCCGGCTGGACGAACAGCTCCTTGACCTCCTCGCGGGCGATGATCTTCTGGTTGAGTTTGACGTTGAGCGCGCAACCTCCGGCGAAAGCAATCTTGCCGGTCTCGCGGATGATGTCACCGAGGTAGTAGTCCATCATCTCCAGCGCAAGCTTCTCGAATAGCGCCTGCATGCTGGCCGCGTAATGAATGTACGGGTCGTCGGCGATATCGCCTTCGCGCTTGGGTCCCAGCCACTCGATCAGCTTGGGCGAGAAGTAGTAGCCCTTGCCCTTCTCCTTGTAGCGACGGAAGCCGATGACGTTGGCGTATTCGGTATTGATGGTCAGCTCGCCGTTCTCGAAGGTCGCCAGGCGCGAGAAATCGTACTTGGCCGCGTCGCCGTACGGCGCCATGCCCATGACCTTGAACTCGCCATCGAGCATCTCGAAGCCGAGGTATTCGGTGATCGCGCCATACAGCCCGCCCAAGGAATCCGGGTCGTAGAACTCCTTGATCTTGTGGATCTTGCCGTTCTCACCCCAGCCGAAAAAGGTGGTGGCGTACTCGCCCTTGCCATCGATGCCGAGAATCGCGGTTTTCTCGGTGAAGCCGGAGCAGTGATAGGCGCTGGAGGCATGAGCCAGGTGATGCTCTACCGGTTGGATCTTGACCTTCTTCAGGTCGAAGCCCAGCTGCTGGAGACACCATTCGATGCGTTTCTTGTAGCGGTAATAGCGGCGGTTGCCCATGAGAATGGCATCCAGCGCGCGATCCGGTGCGTACCAGTAACGCTTGGCATAGTGCCAGCGCGCCTTTTCGAAGATGCTGATGGGGGCGAACGGGATCGCCACCACATCGACGTCGGACGGCTTGATGCCGGCCTGCTCCAGGCAGAACTTGGCTGACTCGTAGGGCATGCGGTTCTTGGCATGCTTGTCGCGCACGAAGCGCTCTTCTTCGACGGCGGCGATCAGCTTGCCGTCGATATACAGGGCGGCGGAAGGATCATGACTGAGGGCGCCGGAAAGGCCGAGAATCGTCAATGCCACGGGTATTGCCTCTTAATCTTCGATGCTGGTGCCGGGCACCGCGGGTAAACGTTGGTCAAGCAGCCGGTACAGGGCGCTGTCGGTCGGCCAGTTGCGCAGGAATCGCGCACGATCCTTGGCATACGCCCGAGCGAAGCTGGCATCGCTGCCATGCTGCTGCACGGCATCCAGGTCGATTAACGACCAGCGATCATGCTCCCAGAACAGGTTGTGCCCTTTGAGATCACCATGACTGATTCGCTCGCGGATCAGTGCCGCGAACAGCCGGTCCAGGGCAACCAATTCCTGCTCTGGAGGACAGCCATCCAGATACGGCTGAAAACGCGCAATTATATCTTCTCCGCGCAGCAATTCGGTAATCAGCCACGCCGGACCGCGCATCCACAGCCAGCGGCGCTCGATCACGGCCAGCAAACGAGGAGTGGCGATCCCGAGAAAATCGAGCCGATTACCCTCGACCCAGCTGTGCCAGGCGCGGCTCGGCCGCCAGAAGCGCTTCAACCAATGCAGCGGACTCTTGATGTTGTAGCGCTTGATAAGCAGGGCCCGGCCGTCCAGCTCGATACTGGCTACCGTCGCGCTACCACCGCCCTTTAACAACTTGCCTCGAGCGATGAATTCATTGGGGTCATCGATCACCGCCTGCAGCGCTGCCTGCTCGTCACGCCGAACCACTTGCGCCCTGAACGCCCCGATGCTCGCACTGAACAGGCTGCAGTCCCGCACGACCTTCTTCAAATAGTCACTTAGACGCCAGTCACGGACTTTGTGAACCTGCTGGAGCAACGCCTCCAGCGGCAGGGCGTGCTCGCTGTTGGTCAGCAGATAGGGCACCAGCAGCTCTTCGATGAACGGCTCGATCTCTGCCGGTAGCTGAGCGAAGAAGACGCCAAGATTCTCCAACACCCGCTCGCGCGACAGAGGGCGCCCGGGCGTCTCCGCCTTTACACCGCCGCCGTCGACCACGTAGAGCTGACCGTCGGCCTTGAGGAAGTTATCCAGATGCAGATCCGCCTGCCAAAGGCCTTGCGCATGCATCCTGGCGATCAGCTCAAGCGCCTCACCGAGCACGCCACGCTGCCCGTCTGTCAGCACAGGCTCCGCCTCGACGGAGCGCCAGCTCTCCCACAGGCTTTTGGCGGAATCGAGCCAGTCGAACAGCAGCCAGCCACCCTCACCCTCGTGCCAGCCCTGCCCCACCAGCGCAGGTGTTGGCAAATGCTGGTCGATCAGCAGCTTCGCACCAGCCAGCTCGCGTTGATAATGACGCTGCGCCTTGCCACCCACCATCAGCTTGGCCAGGACCTTGCGACCGTTCCAGCGCGCGCGACCGACATAGCGCTGCCCGGGCAGGATGCGCAGCCACGAGTCGACATGCAGACTTGCCTCACCCGATAGCTCGACGAGCGCAGGGCAGGCTGGCTCGCGCCCGGCGACCGTCAGATCGGCCAATCTCATCAGCGCGCCTCCTTGGCTTTGTGTCGCCGCTGCAACTGCAACAGCCATGGCTCGACCAGGCGAGGATCGTCCAGATAGGCATTCAGCAAGTGCCGCACGCCTTGGTCACCGATGCAGCTTGCACGCCGCACGAGCGGCTCCAGATCCTTGATCCGGTCGCGCCGCCCTAACAACAGAGGTCGGGTTTTTTCCAGGTCGATCAGGCAAGCCTGCCAATGCCCGTCCTGCTCACGGAGAAAGATGTGCTTGGGATAGAAGCAGCCATGCATCTGGCCGGCCTGATGCAGCGTGTGCGCCAGCGCACCGACCGCACCGATGATGGCCTGGCGTCGAGGTTCGTTCAGCTCGGGCCATCGTTTCAGCCAGCTGTCCAGATCCATCCAACCATCCAATGCGCGGGTCAGGAGAATTGCACGCCTTTCGCCATCAACCTTGCGCTGCCCGAAGAAGCTGGCCTGAAGCGCCGGCACGCCTAGCTGCGCATAACGACGGATATTGCGAAACTCACGGGCAAAGGTCGGCTCACCGAACGGGCGTGCCAGGGTGCGGGTCAGATGATTGCTCTGCCGCTTGAGGTAGAACGCCGAATCATCGAGCTCCAGCCTGAAAACACTGCTCCAGCCGCCGCGTTCGACATTGGGCTCATCCACCGCCGACAACTGGACCGACCAGAGCGCATCGAAGCTCGCCAAGCCATGGCGCTCGAGCGTTGGACGATCGGCCTGCGCGATGAAATCGTTCATTCCCGCCCCTGGAAATAATTCAGAATCTGCCGGATGCGCGGCTTGTCCTTGTCAACCAGTCGCTTTCGCTGGCAATACTGCAGATAGAACCGCAGGCGCTGGGTTCGGCTGAGCTGGTACTTGGCCACCTTGTCCAGACATGCCAGGTCCTTGACGATACGCCGCTGCAGAAACGGACCATGCCAGAAGGCGCCGGTAGGGCAATCGATCAGATACAGACGACGCTGCGGATCGACGAGCAGGTTGCGCCACTTGAGGTCATTGTGGGCGAAGCTCCGGTCGTGCATCGCTCGTGTCGAGCGCGCCAGTTGCAGGCTGACCTCCTGCACCCAACGCGGATCGCGAAGACGGGCATCATGAGTAGTCGCCAGCAAAGCCAGATCATCGGTTTGCTCCAATTCACGCGTAATCAGGGCGCCGCGGAGAAAAGCACCGCCGCGCCGCTCCATGCCATAAGCCACGATCGGCGCCGTGGGGATGCCCCAACGGCGAAAAAGCATCAGGTTCTGCCACTCCGCCTTGACCCGCGGTCGCCCGAGGTAACGCCGCAGGCCTTTGCCCGCACCGGAGTAGCGTTTCACGTAATAGCGCACCCCGTTGCGCTCGACACGAATGACTTCTGAAAGTGGGTCTTTGGTAAGCCGTTCACCTTCCAGCGCGAACACGCTTGCGACACTGCCGAAATCATCATGCAGGTCGGCGTACGCAGGGTCCAGCGTCCAGCCGGCCATCAAAGCGCATCCCCGTAGCGCCGCTTACGATCCAGTAACTTTTCCGCCCTGCGCTGCAGCCACGCCAGCAGGGCAGCCTCGTCGCGCAGGACTTCACGCAGCGGCCGCTGGAAGTAATCGCGCAGAAAGCGCAGCTTGTCGCGGCCGGTCAGACCGATCTCGAGGGCCGAGAAGTACAGCCCGGCCAGATCCTTGTTGCGCCAGCGAACAGGTGTGTGACTGCGAGTCTGGGCGCGGTGCAAGTCGATCAAGGACAGGCGCAGATCGCTGACCGTCACCGGACGGTCGGTGTGCAGCAG harbors:
- a CDS encoding carbamoyltransferase; the encoded protein is MALTILGLSGALSHDPSAALYIDGKLIAAVEEERFVRDKHAKNRMPYESAKFCLEQAGIKPSDVDVVAIPFAPISIFEKARWHYAKRYWYAPDRALDAILMGNRRYYRYKKRIEWCLQQLGFDLKKVKIQPVEHHLAHASSAYHCSGFTEKTAILGIDGKGEYATTFFGWGENGKIHKIKEFYDPDSLGGLYGAITEYLGFEMLDGEFKVMGMAPYGDAAKYDFSRLATFENGELTINTEYANVIGFRRYKEKGKGYYFSPKLIEWLGPKREGDIADDPYIHYAASMQALFEKLALEMMDYYLGDIIRETGKIAFAGGCALNVKLNQKIIAREEVKELFVQPASGDAGTAVGAAAYVSVQRGVPVEKMEHVYLGPSYSNEDVIAACARHPNKPVFKQIANTPERIARIMVDGNPVAWFQGRMEFGPRALGGRSIIGCPSVPGVADRINEQIKFRERWRPFCPSMLDTVAPQMLKVDHPSPFMTFTFEVNEGWKERVGEVVHEDGTSRAQVLERRHNPRWYDLMLELEKLTGNGVSLNTSLNRRGEPMICSPTDALNMFYGSDLQYLIMEDILVVKDGKDWYDGV
- a CDS encoding lipopolysaccharide kinase InaA family protein, which codes for MRLADLTVAGREPACPALVELSGEASLHVDSWLRILPGQRYVGRARWNGRKVLAKLMVGGKAQRHYQRELAGAKLLIDQHLPTPALVGQGWHEGEGGWLLFDWLDSAKSLWESWRSVEAEPVLTDGQRGVLGEALELIARMHAQGLWQADLHLDNFLKADGQLYVVDGGGVKAETPGRPLSRERVLENLGVFFAQLPAEIEPFIEELLVPYLLTNSEHALPLEALLQQVHKVRDWRLSDYLKKVVRDCSLFSASIGAFRAQVVRRDEQAALQAVIDDPNEFIARGKLLKGGGSATVASIELDGRALLIKRYNIKSPLHWLKRFWRPSRAWHSWVEGNRLDFLGIATPRLLAVIERRWLWMRGPAWLITELLRGEDIIARFQPYLDGCPPEQELVALDRLFAALIRERISHGDLKGHNLFWEHDRWSLIDLDAVQQHGSDASFARAYAKDRARFLRNWPTDSALYRLLDQRLPAVPGTSIED
- a CDS encoding lipopolysaccharide kinase InaA family protein translates to MNDFIAQADRPTLERHGLASFDALWSVQLSAVDEPNVERGGWSSVFRLELDDSAFYLKRQSNHLTRTLARPFGEPTFAREFRNIRRYAQLGVPALQASFFGQRKVDGERRAILLTRALDGWMDLDSWLKRWPELNEPRRQAIIGAVGALAHTLHQAGQMHGCFYPKHIFLREQDGHWQACLIDLEKTRPLLLGRRDRIKDLEPLVRRASCIGDQGVRHLLNAYLDDPRLVEPWLLQLQRRHKAKEAR
- a CDS encoding lipopolysaccharide kinase InaA family protein, translating into MAGWTLDPAYADLHDDFGSVASVFALEGERLTKDPLSEVIRVERNGVRYYVKRYSGAGKGLRRYLGRPRVKAEWQNLMLFRRWGIPTAPIVAYGMERRGGAFLRGALITRELEQTDDLALLATTHDARLRDPRWVQEVSLQLARSTRAMHDRSFAHNDLKWRNLLVDPQRRLYLIDCPTGAFWHGPFLQRRIVKDLACLDKVAKYQLSRTQRLRFYLQYCQRKRLVDKDKPRIRQILNYFQGRE